A window of the Desulforapulum autotrophicum HRM2 genome harbors these coding sequences:
- a CDS encoding caspase family protein, translating into MAKPFYPLTLEEFTDLLDRFHFTRKIDAVHMHHTWRPNHSQYKGERSIEGMWRYHTQENGWSDIAQHISIAPDGTIWTGRDWNAQPVSARGYNGNRVSGPFMFEIIGDFDKGCDPFEGIQREVVVGVIARVQKKFGLGLESLRFHNSMTDQKTCPGSAIVYEDFLAEIADALAALDAQPGNGRQKRSTRSSQEESRLVEILQTWSCTRARGSDPADAEPDESEMTFKQIRMITGLDGITVPVPGAGATRGGGGGKKLSPEELDALRPHVINLNQGQFSSEGIFQTTQEDVDAIFEEHMERALANAKVNNQPLKLLIWAHGGLVSESDGLWIAHLQVEWWKKNNIYPIHFVWETGFFDAIRQILSGARGMAAERGVSRDFWDYTTDPAIEALARTLGGAKIWSAMKESSRLASVDSGGATYTAKKVAAFCQKHQGNVELYAVGHSAGSIFHSWFLPRAFAEGVPPFAGLYFLAPAIRVDEFKERLLAHIGNNISYLTMFTMKKDWEKDDSVAKIYQKSLLYLIYYALENKRKTSILGLEESLRKDSETAKLFGLKGCVSHKAEIVWSVSQTVTGSSASTSKTHGGFDNDRPTMNSVARRILGRNNIIDFPEEAIGRGFFDFWDKPIWMPPEFDYLFRPPMDPCKPSPASDVSTTADAETIVAPADLTEPASNYKALCVGIDDYPTAPLNGCVADADEWGAALGALGFEVSFLKNAAATRDAILVGLSALISTSKSGDVLVFQFSGHGTEVDDLDGDEVDGTNGPKDEALCPYDIAAGAFVIDDDIADVFANIPQGVNVTCFIDCCHSGSITRAFMTRKPVTGAGDVRARFLPATPEMMAKHRAYRERLGSARTAPGRRPENLRNVLFSACLDYQVAYESAGHGEFTVRATKIIRLGIDGCTNEDFQKKVTKAFGPVPRQNPALDCAPQMSQLSLLKPLTI; encoded by the coding sequence ATGGCAAAGCCTTTCTATCCGTTGACGTTAGAAGAATTTACCGACCTGCTCGATCGTTTTCATTTCACCAGGAAAATAGATGCGGTTCACATGCATCACACCTGGCGTCCCAATCACAGCCAGTACAAGGGGGAGAGATCAATTGAAGGGATGTGGCGCTATCACACCCAGGAAAATGGCTGGAGCGATATTGCGCAGCATATCTCGATAGCTCCCGATGGGACGATCTGGACGGGACGGGACTGGAACGCCCAGCCGGTAAGTGCGAGGGGTTATAATGGCAACCGGGTCTCTGGACCTTTTATGTTTGAAATCATCGGTGATTTCGACAAGGGTTGCGATCCGTTTGAAGGGATCCAACGTGAAGTCGTTGTTGGAGTCATTGCCAGAGTGCAGAAAAAATTTGGTTTGGGTCTGGAAAGTTTGCGCTTTCATAATTCCATGACTGACCAGAAAACCTGCCCGGGCAGTGCCATTGTGTATGAAGATTTTCTCGCTGAAATAGCAGATGCCTTGGCCGCCTTGGATGCCCAGCCAGGGAATGGCAGACAGAAAAGATCAACCAGGAGTTCCCAGGAGGAGTCGCGCCTGGTAGAAATTCTGCAAACCTGGTCCTGCACCCGTGCACGTGGCAGTGATCCTGCTGATGCCGAGCCAGATGAATCGGAGATGACCTTTAAGCAGATTCGGATGATTACCGGGCTGGACGGCATAACCGTCCCTGTGCCTGGGGCTGGTGCAACCCGTGGAGGTGGTGGTGGCAAAAAGCTTTCTCCGGAGGAGCTGGACGCATTGCGCCCCCACGTCATCAATCTTAATCAAGGCCAATTTTCCAGTGAGGGAATTTTCCAAACCACTCAGGAAGATGTTGATGCAATTTTTGAGGAGCACATGGAACGCGCTTTGGCCAACGCCAAGGTCAATAACCAACCGTTGAAACTCTTGATCTGGGCGCACGGGGGGCTGGTTTCCGAAAGCGACGGTCTGTGGATTGCCCATTTGCAGGTGGAGTGGTGGAAGAAAAACAACATCTATCCAATTCATTTTGTCTGGGAAACGGGGTTTTTTGATGCGATCAGACAAATTCTCTCCGGTGCCAGGGGCATGGCGGCTGAAAGGGGTGTTTCCAGGGATTTTTGGGACTATACAACCGATCCAGCCATAGAGGCGCTTGCCCGTACGCTTGGCGGGGCAAAGATATGGTCGGCCATGAAAGAAAGCAGCCGTCTCGCCTCTGTTGACAGCGGTGGTGCGACCTATACTGCGAAAAAAGTAGCAGCGTTCTGTCAAAAACATCAAGGCAACGTAGAATTGTATGCAGTTGGGCATAGTGCTGGGTCAATTTTTCATTCCTGGTTCTTGCCCAGGGCTTTTGCCGAGGGTGTTCCTCCCTTTGCCGGCCTATATTTTCTTGCCCCGGCCATCCGGGTCGATGAATTCAAAGAACGACTTCTTGCTCATATCGGGAACAACATTTCTTATCTGACCATGTTTACCATGAAAAAAGATTGGGAGAAAGATGATTCGGTTGCAAAGATTTATCAAAAATCGCTTCTTTACTTAATCTATTATGCCCTGGAAAATAAGCGGAAAACATCAATCCTTGGGCTTGAAGAATCCTTGAGAAAAGATTCTGAGACAGCAAAACTTTTTGGTTTAAAGGGATGCGTCTCACACAAAGCTGAGATTGTCTGGTCGGTTTCCCAGACTGTGACAGGGAGCAGTGCAAGTACCTCAAAAACCCATGGTGGATTCGATAATGACCGTCCAACCATGAACAGTGTTGCCCGGCGCATTCTTGGCAGGAACAATATTATTGATTTCCCAGAAGAAGCCATTGGGCGTGGTTTTTTCGATTTCTGGGATAAACCCATTTGGATGCCACCTGAATTTGACTATTTATTCCGCCCGCCCATGGACCCCTGCAAGCCATCGCCTGCATCGGATGTGTCAACGACAGCAGATGCAGAAACGATAGTTGCGCCCGCTGACCTGACTGAACCTGCCAGTAACTATAAGGCGCTTTGTGTCGGTATTGACGATTATCCCACAGCGCCTCTCAATGGCTGTGTGGCTGACGCTGATGAATGGGGAGCAGCCCTGGGTGCGTTGGGATTTGAGGTGTCTTTTCTTAAGAATGCAGCAGCCACACGCGATGCAATTCTCGTTGGGTTAAGTGCATTAATATCAACCAGCAAATCAGGAGATGTTCTGGTTTTCCAGTTTTCAGGGCATGGGACCGAAGTTGACGATCTCGACGGAGATGAAGTGGACGGGACCAATGGGCCTAAAGATGAAGCACTGTGCCCCTATGATATTGCCGCAGGAGCCTTTGTCATCGATGATGATATCGCTGATGTTTTCGCAAATATACCCCAGGGTGTCAACGTGACCTGTTTTATTGACTGCTGTCATTCGGGATCAATCACCAGGGCCTTTATGACGAGGAAACCAGTAACCGGTGCAGGAGATGTAAGAGCGCGTTTCCTTCCAGCAACTCCGGAAATGATGGCAAAACACCGAGCATACAGGGAGCGTCTCGGCTCAGCTCGAACTGCCCCTGGGCGAAGGCCTGAAAATTTGAGAAATGTTCTTTTCTCAGCCTGTCTTGATTATCAAGTCGCCTATGAGTCGGCTGGGCATGGTGAATTCACTGTGCGTGCAACAAAAATTATTCGACTGGGGATTGATGGATGTACCAATGAAGATTTCCAAAAAAAGGTCACAAAGGCATTTGGTCCTGTCCCCAGGCAAAATCCTGCGCTGGATTGTGCGCCGCAGATGAGTCAGTTGTCTCTTTTGAAACCTTTAACGATATAG
- the hflX gene encoding GTPase HflX, with translation MIEQSNDEREKKTAVLFSVQTYGVSDEENDSSLLELGRLVKTMGLEVVATLTQRRPKPETSTLLGAGKLKELADYTGGTGIVEGFSRKSEDETRDDMDEAYPSGSPTGIYENRSNDDPMAKNSVHANVVIYDGEITTKQLQNLEKATGVEVLDRTGVILEIFSRHAKSREALIQVEIAKLTYLAPRLRASHMGGDRQGGGIGSKGAGETSHELDKRRIRDRISELKSRLVSIRDEQTRRRSRRRENFQVALVGYTNAGKSSLMRKLTGSDVLVEDKLFATLDTRVKALQPEAYPPILISDTVGFIKKLPHDLVASFQSTLDEALAASLLLFTVDASDPAFRSQLTVTQSVLKEIGGEKIPGLLILNKIDKLTTGALEVLRHEFPHGIFISAHNPKDVALLRKKILQHFQENMIETTMVIPYDKGHILGQLRTKAGIIQESYDETGTEVKFKTSQETLTWLEKQMA, from the coding sequence ATGATCGAACAATCAAATGATGAACGAGAAAAAAAGACAGCAGTCCTGTTTTCAGTGCAAACTTATGGCGTCTCCGATGAAGAAAACGACTCATCGCTGCTTGAGCTCGGACGCCTGGTTAAAACCATGGGCCTTGAGGTCGTCGCAACCCTGACACAACGCCGCCCAAAACCGGAAACCAGCACCCTGCTGGGCGCAGGAAAATTAAAAGAATTAGCAGACTATACCGGCGGCACCGGCATTGTTGAAGGATTCAGCCGAAAATCAGAAGATGAAACCCGGGACGACATGGACGAAGCCTATCCATCCGGCAGTCCCACCGGCATATATGAAAACCGTTCAAACGATGACCCAATGGCAAAAAACAGCGTGCACGCCAATGTTGTCATCTATGATGGTGAAATTACCACAAAGCAACTGCAAAACCTTGAAAAAGCCACAGGTGTTGAAGTCCTGGACCGGACCGGTGTAATCCTCGAGATATTCAGCCGTCATGCCAAAAGCCGGGAGGCCTTGATTCAGGTGGAGATCGCCAAGTTGACCTATCTGGCACCACGGCTGAGGGCATCCCATATGGGAGGAGATCGTCAAGGCGGCGGGATTGGATCCAAGGGTGCAGGAGAGACCTCCCACGAACTGGACAAACGTCGTATCCGAGACCGCATCTCCGAATTAAAATCCCGCCTTGTCAGCATTCGAGACGAGCAAACCCGACGACGCAGCCGCAGGAGAGAAAATTTCCAGGTCGCCCTGGTCGGTTATACCAATGCGGGCAAGTCGTCTTTGATGCGCAAACTGACCGGTAGTGATGTACTGGTGGAGGACAAATTATTTGCAACCCTTGACACCCGTGTGAAAGCGTTGCAGCCCGAGGCTTACCCGCCGATACTGATCTCGGACACCGTCGGGTTTATAAAGAAATTACCCCACGATTTAGTGGCATCTTTTCAATCGACCCTTGATGAGGCCCTGGCCGCTTCCCTGCTTTTGTTTACAGTGGATGCCTCTGATCCAGCCTTTCGATCTCAATTGACGGTGACGCAATCGGTGCTCAAAGAGATCGGTGGTGAAAAAATTCCAGGCCTGCTGATCCTGAACAAGATTGACAAACTCACAACCGGGGCCCTTGAAGTCCTGCGTCATGAATTTCCCCATGGAATCTTCATCTCAGCCCACAACCCAAAGGATGTCGCTTTGCTGCGGAAAAAAATCCTTCAGCATTTCCAGGAAAATATGATCGAAACGACCATGGTGATCCCCTACGACAAAGGACACATCCTAGGACAGTTAAGAACCAAAGCCGGCATCATCCAGGAATCCTACGATGAAACAGGCACTGAAGTAAAATTCAAAACATCCCAGGAGACTTTAACCTGGTTGGAAAAACAAATGGCTTGA
- a CDS encoding multiheme c-type cytochrome has product MKNQIATVLGAALVLATTFTANASVGCVDCHQKLSPGQVMDWQSSKHAENEISCADCHGDAHKTAEDAVKAKLPDEKVCGECHEEQVDQFSHGKHNFGWKSLNAIPATHMAPDELIEGGRGCGGCHNMGIRSDEEKKEQIRKGYRYQNNSCDECHTRHAFSKKEALNPRACQQCHMGYDHPQWEMWSSSKHGIRWFAKQNGDLPETAAAPTCQNCHLPDGSHTNATAWGFLGVRLPLPDNAQAAADRVTILKALGVLDPLTGEATPILDAVKAVRMVRLDQESWQRERDKMLKTCTQCHSPKYVKEQLDMGDAIMSKADRLMADAIETIAALYKDEIIKKPKNYPANYPFLLTFMHTNGEPWDKDLDKLSYIDQVLVQMYMKHRMRTYQAFFHVNPDYAYWYGWNEMTKDLGEIKELAKSMRAQHQ; this is encoded by the coding sequence ATGAAAAACCAGATTGCAACAGTATTGGGTGCGGCCCTGGTGCTGGCAACGACGTTCACCGCCAATGCAAGCGTGGGTTGCGTGGACTGCCATCAGAAATTATCACCGGGACAGGTAATGGACTGGCAGTCCAGTAAACACGCAGAAAATGAAATAAGCTGTGCAGATTGCCATGGGGATGCCCATAAAACAGCAGAGGACGCAGTAAAGGCAAAGCTGCCGGACGAGAAGGTGTGCGGCGAATGCCATGAAGAGCAGGTAGACCAGTTTTCCCACGGCAAACACAATTTCGGCTGGAAGTCTTTGAATGCCATTCCGGCAACCCATATGGCCCCGGATGAACTGATCGAGGGGGGCCGGGGATGCGGCGGCTGCCATAACATGGGAATAAGGTCCGACGAGGAAAAAAAAGAGCAAATTCGCAAAGGGTACCGATATCAGAACAATTCCTGTGACGAATGCCATACCCGGCACGCCTTTTCAAAGAAAGAAGCCTTGAATCCACGGGCCTGCCAGCAGTGCCATATGGGGTATGACCATCCACAATGGGAAATGTGGTCCAGCTCCAAACACGGCATACGCTGGTTTGCAAAACAAAATGGCGATCTGCCTGAAACTGCGGCAGCGCCCACCTGCCAGAACTGCCATCTGCCCGACGGCAGTCATACAAATGCCACGGCCTGGGGCTTTCTCGGGGTTCGCCTGCCCCTGCCCGACAATGCCCAGGCTGCCGCTGACAGGGTCACAATACTCAAGGCGCTTGGTGTCCTTGATCCTTTAACCGGTGAGGCCACACCGATTCTTGATGCGGTTAAAGCGGTCCGCATGGTCAGGCTGGACCAGGAGTCCTGGCAAAGAGAACGGGACAAGATGCTCAAGACCTGCACCCAGTGTCACTCGCCTAAATATGTGAAAGAACAGCTGGACATGGGTGACGCCATCATGTCCAAAGCCGACCGGCTCATGGCAGATGCCATTGAAACCATTGCAGCACTCTACAAAGACGAAATCATTAAAAAACCAAAAAATTACCCGGCCAATTATCCTTTTCTGCTGACCTTCATGCATACCAATGGCGAGCCCTGGGACAAGGACCTGGATAAACTCTCATACATCGACCAGGTGCTGGTGCAGATGTACATGAAACATCGGATGCGGACCTACCAGGCCTTTTTTCATGTAAACCCGGATTATGCGTACTGGTACGGCTGGAACGAGATGACCAAAGATCTTGGCGAAATCAAGGAGCTTGCCAAAAGTATGCGGGCGCAACATCAATAA
- a CDS encoding ABC transporter substrate-binding protein — protein MTLSSIKLSRGFKLPTIRPFLSCLVFFLLFFPSLLTLVPDLDAADNKQSVVLQLAWKHQFQFAGYYAALEKGYYRDAGLEVTLVQGGEGRFAREELLDGRAQYGVAGAELILHRAGGDPFVVLAPIFQHSPSILLIRADSGISSFQGLVGKRVMLLPGTKDADILAAFQNEGIDESEFIRLDQSYDLNDLINGRTDCVSAYSTNEPWLLEQAGVKPGILLPRTYGVDFYSDCLFTTDKEIAAHPDRAARFLRASLQGWEYAMANREETIDLIINRYKVNKSKDHLRHESEAMEKLMLPDLVEIGHMSPGRWRHIANTYAALGMLDPEFDLQGFLYTPDAAKDHSRLRWTVFILFMVSLATTVIAIALSIFNKKLKKESLERKRAVKALQESETKFKEFMAHFPGYAFIKNGAGKYLYVNKAVSFGANSSPEQRLGKTDDEIFSPAVAKVLRANDAEVLDTLQSIEVHEKITDEEGHYRTTLVVKFPITRERNAPLIGGIALDVTEGQEMQKMLVQSEKMLSVGGLAAGMAHELNSPLGGIVQSVQVIHNRFTRDLPANRRAAEALGLSMEAIKAYMEKRDILKLLASIREAGARAAHIIENMLSFSHKPGGHFSIHNLSDLLDNTVELAGNDYNLKKQYDFKDIEIMRKYDPTMPGVPCEGNTIQQVFLNILRNGAEAMVEARTEQIKHQGSDLGISKNRFTLRTKQETDMACVEITDNGPGMDEKTKQCVFDPFFTTKPIGTGTGLGLSVSYFIIRENHGGEMEVRSEPGRGTTFIIRLPFQTPSTGLTV, from the coding sequence GTGACTTTATCATCAATAAAATTATCGAGAGGTTTTAAGCTGCCAACGATTCGACCATTTTTATCATGTCTTGTTTTCTTCCTTCTCTTTTTCCCATCCCTCCTGACCCTGGTTCCAGACCTTGACGCCGCCGACAACAAACAATCTGTGGTGCTTCAACTGGCATGGAAGCATCAATTCCAGTTTGCAGGATATTATGCCGCCCTGGAAAAGGGCTATTATCGAGATGCTGGACTTGAGGTCACCCTTGTCCAGGGAGGAGAGGGCCGTTTTGCAAGGGAAGAACTCCTTGACGGAAGAGCCCAGTATGGTGTGGCTGGTGCCGAACTCATTCTCCACAGGGCAGGGGGTGATCCCTTTGTGGTCCTGGCCCCCATTTTCCAGCATTCTCCCTCCATCCTTTTGATTCGGGCCGATTCAGGGATTTCAAGTTTTCAGGGCCTTGTGGGTAAACGGGTAATGCTCCTTCCAGGAACCAAGGATGCTGACATCCTGGCGGCATTTCAAAACGAAGGCATTGATGAAAGTGAATTTATCCGTCTGGATCAATCCTATGATCTGAACGATCTCATTAACGGCCGTACAGACTGTGTCTCTGCCTATTCGACCAATGAACCGTGGCTTCTTGAGCAGGCGGGCGTCAAGCCGGGCATACTTTTGCCCCGGACCTATGGAGTTGACTTTTACAGTGACTGTCTTTTTACAACAGACAAAGAAATCGCCGCACACCCCGATCGTGCCGCCCGCTTTTTAAGGGCAAGCCTCCAGGGATGGGAATACGCCATGGCCAACCGGGAAGAGACAATAGACCTGATCATTAACAGATACAAGGTCAACAAATCAAAGGATCATTTACGCCATGAATCCGAGGCAATGGAGAAACTCATGCTGCCCGATCTTGTTGAAATCGGACACATGAGCCCTGGACGGTGGCGCCACATTGCAAACACCTATGCCGCTCTTGGTATGCTTGACCCTGAATTCGACCTGCAGGGTTTCCTCTATACCCCGGATGCGGCAAAAGACCATTCAAGGCTTCGCTGGACCGTTTTTATCCTTTTCATGGTCAGCCTGGCTACAACAGTAATCGCCATAGCCCTTTCCATCTTCAACAAAAAGCTGAAAAAAGAATCCCTTGAACGAAAACGTGCGGTCAAGGCCCTTCAGGAGAGCGAAACAAAATTCAAGGAATTCATGGCCCACTTTCCCGGGTACGCATTTATAAAAAACGGTGCAGGCAAATACCTCTATGTTAATAAGGCGGTCAGCTTTGGAGCAAATTCAAGCCCAGAACAGCGGCTTGGTAAAACAGACGATGAGATTTTCAGTCCCGCTGTTGCAAAGGTGCTAAGAGCCAACGACGCCGAGGTGCTGGACACCCTTCAATCCATTGAAGTCCATGAAAAAATTACGGATGAAGAGGGTCATTATCGGACAACCCTGGTGGTCAAGTTTCCCATCACCAGAGAGAGAAACGCCCCCCTGATCGGGGGCATTGCCCTTGATGTGACCGAAGGCCAGGAGATGCAGAAAATGCTGGTTCAATCGGAAAAGATGCTCTCGGTCGGCGGTCTTGCCGCCGGCATGGCCCATGAACTGAACAGCCCCCTGGGCGGCATCGTTCAAAGTGTACAGGTGATTCACAACCGGTTTACACGGGATCTTCCTGCCAACCGCAGGGCTGCCGAGGCACTCGGGCTTTCCATGGAGGCGATCAAGGCATACATGGAAAAAAGGGATATCCTCAAACTGCTTGCATCCATAAGGGAAGCCGGCGCAAGGGCTGCCCATATCATCGAAAACATGCTTTCCTTCAGCCATAAACCCGGTGGTCATTTTTCCATCCACAATCTTAGCGACCTGCTTGACAACACGGTTGAACTTGCTGGAAACGATTATAATTTAAAGAAACAGTATGATTTTAAAGACATTGAAATCATGCGGAAATATGACCCCACCATGCCCGGCGTGCCCTGCGAGGGTAACACCATTCAGCAGGTGTTTCTGAACATCCTCAGGAACGGGGCTGAAGCCATGGTTGAAGCAAGGACAGAACAAATAAAACACCAGGGGTCAGACCTTGGCATCTCCAAAAACAGGTTCACCCTTCGAACAAAACAAGAGACCGACATGGCCTGTGTTGAAATAACAGACAACGGCCCCGGCATGGATGAAAAAACAAAGCAATGCGTCTTTGACCCCTTCTTTACCACCAAGCCCATTGGCACAGGCACAGGTCTTGGTCTTTCAGTCTCATACTTCATAATCAGGGAAAACCACGGCGGTGAAATGGAAGTGAGATCTGAACCAGGCAGGGGAACCACCTTTATCATCCGCCTGCCGTTTCAAACACCTTCCACCGGGTTGACCGTTTAA
- the tyrA gene encoding bifunctional chorismate mutase/prephenate dehydrogenase produces MGKTFDSEIKKLRNNIDSIDRQILELISQRLDQVRQVVALKKIHNVPVYHPAREEDLISKLRNQASTAAVNPDFIEEIYRVVLRNSRIEQTGQMKQQAVKAGANVLIVGGAGQMGQFFAAMFRSSGYTVRILTENNWNEVETLCRDTDLVLISVPINVTLKTIQRITPFVPPTAVLADITSIKQAPVDEMIKYFKGPIIGLHPLFGPSCSTLDKQIIAVVPGRDNPACQWLVDQLTLWGAILVSSTAEEHDEIMGMVQALRHFAAFCFGQFLCQQKIDLEKTLEFSSPIYRLELGMVGRLFAQSGNLYSEIIFATPQRRDMLKAYVSSVNEQITLVDNNDKALFEQRFSKIADWFGSFSEQAMRESDFIINKIIERF; encoded by the coding sequence ATGGGCAAAACGTTTGACAGCGAAATAAAAAAGTTAAGAAACAATATTGACAGTATTGATCGGCAAATCCTGGAACTTATCTCCCAGAGACTCGATCAAGTCCGGCAGGTGGTCGCCCTGAAAAAGATCCACAACGTTCCTGTATACCACCCGGCAAGGGAAGAAGACCTGATTTCCAAGCTGCGCAACCAGGCTTCAACAGCAGCGGTTAACCCCGATTTCATTGAAGAGATTTACCGGGTTGTCCTGAGAAATTCCAGAATCGAACAGACCGGGCAGATGAAACAGCAGGCCGTCAAGGCCGGTGCCAATGTCCTCATCGTCGGCGGTGCAGGTCAAATGGGACAGTTCTTTGCGGCCATGTTCCGTTCATCGGGCTATACGGTCAGGATCCTCACGGAAAACAACTGGAACGAGGTTGAAACCCTGTGCCGAGACACGGACCTGGTGCTGATCTCCGTTCCCATAAATGTCACCCTTAAAACCATTCAGCGGATCACACCCTTTGTGCCACCCACTGCCGTCCTTGCAGACATCACAAGCATCAAACAGGCACCCGTGGATGAAATGATCAAGTATTTTAAAGGTCCAATCATCGGCCTTCACCCCCTGTTTGGCCCCTCCTGCTCAACCCTTGACAAGCAGATCATTGCTGTTGTCCCGGGAAGAGACAACCCGGCCTGCCAATGGCTCGTGGACCAGCTGACCCTGTGGGGGGCCATACTTGTGAGCTCCACTGCCGAGGAGCACGATGAAATCATGGGCATGGTCCAGGCCCTTCGCCATTTTGCCGCCTTCTGCTTTGGCCAGTTCCTCTGCCAGCAAAAAATAGACCTGGAAAAAACCCTGGAATTTTCAAGCCCCATTTATCGCCTGGAGCTTGGCATGGTCGGCAGACTCTTTGCCCAGAGCGGCAACCTTTACTCGGAGATCATCTTTGCCACTCCCCAACGAAGAGACATGTTAAAAGCCTATGTCTCATCTGTCAACGAACAGATTACCCTGGTGGACAACAACGACAAAGCCCTTTTTGAACAACGGTTTTCTAAGATTGCCGACTGGTTCGGTTCGTTCAGCGAACAGGCCATGCGGGAGAGTGACTTTATCATCAATAAAATTATCGAGAGGTTTTAA
- a CDS encoding YkgJ family cysteine cluster protein: METERRHAAHALGKLFAQVTTSHLEPLFSQEGIKAALIQIMALAQDMVKNIDDAQTCAGVECGPGCSYCCYTQVKLTPAEALFAFSWIAREFSDQDQILLWKRVDSNRRLTEGRSLSARVKIKESTPCIFLKDNKCSIYPVRPFICRSWSSYSRRACKDAFLTGNHTSEIETSTSSNFVFSLARQSIQKVCLNHGLEFLPLELPKAMDCCHTTAVPFNRWLQGGHVFEKIVPHP, from the coding sequence GTGGAAACAGAAAGAAGGCATGCGGCCCATGCCCTGGGAAAACTCTTTGCCCAGGTTACAACATCCCATTTAGAACCTCTTTTTTCCCAGGAAGGAATTAAAGCCGCCCTGATTCAGATCATGGCCCTTGCACAGGACATGGTGAAAAACATAGATGACGCACAGACCTGTGCCGGAGTGGAATGCGGACCGGGTTGCAGCTATTGCTGTTATACCCAGGTAAAACTCACCCCTGCTGAGGCATTGTTTGCCTTTTCATGGATTGCCCGGGAATTTTCAGACCAGGACCAGATTCTTTTGTGGAAACGCGTTGACAGCAACCGACGCTTGACTGAAGGCCGGTCCCTGTCAGCCCGGGTCAAAATAAAAGAGAGCACCCCGTGTATTTTTCTCAAGGATAATAAGTGCAGCATCTATCCGGTTCGGCCGTTTATCTGCCGGTCGTGGTCATCCTACAGCCGCAGGGCATGCAAAGATGCCTTTTTAACGGGAAACCACACATCTGAAATAGAGACCTCAACCTCAAGCAACTTTGTCTTTTCCCTTGCCAGGCAGAGCATTCAAAAGGTATGCCTCAACCATGGACTTGAGTTCCTTCCCCTGGAACTGCCCAAGGCCATGGACTGCTGTCACACCACAGCAGTCCCCTTTAACCGATGGCTCCAGGGAGGACATGTGTTTGAAAAAATTGTCCCCCATCCTTGA
- a CDS encoding DJ-1 family glyoxalase III → MGKKVLVPVAHGTEPLEAVAIIDILRRAKALVTVASVSGSPVVVGSHGIQLTADCLIEDCMEETYDLVVLPGGIPGVEHLRDSTVLADILKKQVCQDRLYAGICAAPAVVLEAHGLVGSHRVTCHPSFKDRLKDRNHSNLPVVRDGNLITGRGAGTAVAFALSLVETLFDAQQKKSVETGLALN, encoded by the coding sequence ATGGGTAAAAAAGTTCTGGTTCCCGTGGCCCACGGCACGGAGCCCCTTGAAGCCGTTGCAATTATTGATATCCTGAGGCGGGCAAAGGCTTTGGTCACCGTGGCATCGGTATCGGGTTCACCTGTTGTGGTTGGTTCCCACGGTATTCAACTCACGGCAGACTGCCTGATTGAGGATTGCATGGAAGAAACCTACGACCTTGTGGTCCTGCCCGGCGGCATTCCCGGTGTTGAACATCTCAGGGATTCAACGGTATTGGCGGATATCCTCAAGAAACAGGTGTGCCAAGATCGACTGTACGCTGGAATCTGTGCTGCCCCGGCCGTGGTGCTTGAGGCCCATGGACTCGTTGGAAGTCACAGGGTTACCTGCCACCCTTCGTTCAAGGACCGGCTTAAAGACAGGAACCATTCAAATTTGCCCGTTGTCCGGGATGGTAACCTGATCACGGGCAGGGGGGCTGGAACGGCCGTTGCATTTGCCTTGTCACTTGTGGAAACCTTGTTTGACGCCCAGCAGAAAAAATCCGTAGAAACGGGACTTGCATTAAATTAA